Genomic DNA from Mycobacteroides chelonae CCUG 47445:
TTAGAACCGCCCGTGGCCGAGGCGAACTCAGTTCCGCGTCGCGGGCTCAAGACCGCCATCGCCATGGTGCGTGAGCGGCGCCGCACCAAGGTGTCCGTCTAGTTTTCTGGGTGGCCGATCACGCCACCGGCGATGCGAACCCACCCTGGTGATGTTGATGATTCCGCCGCGGATGTGGGCGGAACGCGCTATGCAGTGATGTGTGACTACGTACGCAGAGGCCCCGGCGGCAACCGAAGTGGGCCGAGGGAATGCCCTGACCTCGGGTTCTGTCGAGAAGCCGGCACGCACACTGACCGGCTTCCTGGCGATGACGCGGGACGTGCTCGTTGCCGCGCTGACTCGGCCGCCCGCCGGGCGCGAGTTCCTCCGGCAGGTGGGCGCGATAGCCAGAATCTCGGTGCTGCCGATGTGCATGGTGGCGATACCGCTGGCGGTGGTGATCGTGCTTGTTCTGGAGGCTTTGGTGTTCGGCCCGACGGGATTCCCCGCGCACGCAGTCCTGGTGGCTGCGGCCGCCGGCGCGACAGTGGTGTTCGCCGAAGCTGATTCCGCACGGATCCAAGAGCAGATCGGCGCGATGCGCAGCAGCGGTATCGACATCACACACGGGTACGTCGTCCCGCGCGTGCTCGCCACCGCTGTCGCGGCGGTGCCGTTGGCCTTCATAGCCGCTGGAGCAGCGGGCGTCTACTTCTTCTCGGCGTTCGGCAAGCACACTCCGTTGAGTCTTTTCATCGAGAATTTGACGCAGTTGTTGAGTCCAGTGAATGTGCTGATCGTGATCATCGAGGCTGCGGCCCTTGGGCTTATCGCGGGCCTCATCGCCTGCTACCGAGGTGTCACCGCCGCGTAGCGGTTCACCTGGCGGTTAGGAGCGTAACCAGACGGAACACCGGTGCGACCAGGCTGGCGGCACGCAGCCCGATCCTTTGAAGCCCCTGGCTGCGCATGAGGGAGCCTAACCCCGCGAGCTGTGCGGCACCGTAAAGCATGTCCCAGTCGGTGTCGATGTGGGTGATCTTGAAGTCTTCGGTCAGTGTATAGCGGTCGATACCAATGAAATTCAGGCAACGGCCGGTTCCCTTGAGTGTGGCTCCGGTGTTGGGCTCGATGGTCTCACCTATCATGCGGCCGATACCTCGCCACGGAATGGTCACCCGCCACTGGTCGTCGAAGTAGTCCCAGTAGGGCAGTGACCGGTTGGTTCCGTCCTGTGGGTAGAACGCAAAGTCGGGGAAGACGTCGAAGGCGGCCTGGCAGTTGTCGATCGTGAACTGACGTCCGAGTCTGTTCTCCTGGAAGGTCGTGCTGTCGATGTAGCTACACTCGTCGGCGATGCAGTAATCGATCTTCTTGATGTCCTGCTCGGCCCAGGCATCAAACCATGTGTAGGCGAACTCTGTTCGGCCCTGGGCAGGAAGTCCGCGCTCGATGTCGTTCTTTTCTTGCTGCCGCACCTTCTTCCAGAACTCCGGCATGAGCGCCTGATACTGCGCGTGTTCCGGTGAGGGGCCCAACTTTTCCAACCTGCTCATCTTTTTCCTTTCGTTGTGGGAACTGTGTGATGGCTCAGCGGGTGAGGAGCCGCGTCGGGAGGCCGCCGGCCAGGCCGGTGGAGACTCGCACTCGGTGCCGGGGTGTCCAGCCATCGCGGATCTGGAATGCGTAGCGCTGCAAGATGGTTCCGAGGACCAGGGTTCCCTCGATGTAGGCCATCCTGGTGCCCATGCACTTGCGTGGTCCGATACTGAACGGCAGGAACGCATTCCGATTGATCTTGTCGGTCAGGAATCGTTCGGGATTGAACGTCTCCGGGTCCTTCCAGAACCGCGGATCGCGCTGCAGTGCGTATTGCGTGATCACGACTTGTGAACCTTGCGGAATGAGATAGCCACCGATCTCGTCGTCCTGGACGGCCGTTCGGATGTTGGCGGGTGCGGCCTGGAAGCGCTGTGCCTCATCGAAACATGCCCTCAGATACTTCAAGTTCTCTAGGTCGTCGTACTCCAACGTCTTTCCGCCGAGTGCGTCAATCTCCTTATATGCCTTACCGAGAGCGATCGGGTTGCGGCACA
This window encodes:
- a CDS encoding nuclear transport factor 2 family protein, with the protein product MSRLEKLGPSPEHAQYQALMPEFWKKVRQQEKNDIERGLPAQGRTEFAYTWFDAWAEQDIKKIDYCIADECSYIDSTTFQENRLGRQFTIDNCQAAFDVFPDFAFYPQDGTNRSLPYWDYFDDQWRVTIPWRGIGRMIGETIEPNTGATLKGTGRCLNFIGIDRYTLTEDFKITHIDTDWDMLYGAAQLAGLGSLMRSQGLQRIGLRAASLVAPVFRLVTLLTAR
- a CDS encoding ABC transporter permease, which encodes MTTYAEAPAATEVGRGNALTSGSVEKPARTLTGFLAMTRDVLVAALTRPPAGREFLRQVGAIARISVLPMCMVAIPLAVVIVLVLEALVFGPTGFPAHAVLVAAAAGATVVFAEADSARIQEQIGAMRSSGIDITHGYVVPRVLATAVAAVPLAFIAAGAAGVYFFSAFGKHTPLSLFIENLTQLLSPVNVLIVIIEAAALGLIAGLIACYRGVTAA